A window of Pseudoalteromonas sp. MEBiC 03607 genomic DNA:
ACAGAGCACTCAAGTGAAGATGCTGCCGAACACCTTGCAATGAAATATCGAAAAGCAACCCGCTATGCAAAAACCGCCGAAAAGTTTATCGAAAACCTAGCGAGTAAAAGCTCATGGAGCGGTAAGCCCTATAAAGTAAGACTCAGCAATGGGTCGTTACTCAATGCAAAAGATTGGTTGAGCAATGAATTAAAAGAGTACCGCCGAAACCAACATATTCATAATTAAAATCATCAACACACAAGAAGCGAAAAGCCATGCAAGAACACAAAAATCAGCCACTCAATGACTTTATTGAGTACCCTCATGACGAGATGCTAAAACGCGCCGAAGAGTTTTTAGCCGTGAGTCAGCGTCGCCACAGTATTCGCAGTTTTAGCGACCGCCCAGTGCCAAAAGAAATAATCGAAACCTGTATTAAAGCGGCAGGCACTGCACCAAGTGGTGCCAATCATCAACCTTGGCACTTTGTAGCAATACATAGTAGCGATGTGAAAAAACAAATTAGAGAAGCAGCCGAAAAACTAGAGCGTTCATTTTATGAAGGTCGCGCAGGTGAAGAATGGTTAGATGCATTAAAACCACTTGGCACAGATGCCAGTAAGCCCTACCTTGAGCATGCACCTTGGCTCATTGCCGTGTTTAGTCAAAAGAAAGGCGGTATTTCTGCCGATGACAAAAATACCAATTACTATGTTCATGAATCTGTTGGCCTAGCAACCGGCTTTTTAATTCAAGCACTACACAGAGCTGGCCTTGCTACCCTCACGCATACACCAAAGCCAATGAGCTTTTTAACCGAAATTTGTGGCCGCGATAAAGATAATGAGCGCCCTTACATGCTGCTTATTGCAGGCTACCCAGGCACAGATGCAACCATCCCTGAGCATGCCTTAGTGAAAAAGTCGCTGGACGAAATAGCGACCTTTATTTAGTTTTAAAATCAACAGCCAGCACATCCCCCGGGTTTAAACCTGAAACGATGTGCTGCTGTCCATCGACCATTTCGCCAAGGCGTACGTAGCGGCGCACTATCTGATTATTTTCAAGTAAATAGACCATGCTCAATTGGCCGAATTGATGCACCCAGCTTGAGTCAATCAACACCCCTTTTTCAGTGGCGAGCGGTAATTGTAATTGTGCATAAAGCCCAGGCATTAACCCAGTTTGCGCATCTGTTTCTAAACGGATTTCCATACTACGCGCAGCACTATCAGCAACCGGCACGATTTCTGTCACCGTGGCAGGCATTGATATTGATAAAGCGGGTAATTTGACTGTTAGAGTTTGGCCAACATTCAGCTTAATTGCTTGTTGTTCTCTGACATTAAATGCTAATTGCAATTGTTGTGGGTTATACAGTGCGAGTAATGGCGTGCCAGGCGTTGCGGTATCGCCGGGCTCTGCAAAACGCTCAACCACAACACCTGAAATCGGCGCTTTAATTTGCGTAAAACTCAGTGCAACTTGCGCTTGTGTTTGCTGCTGTTTAGCAATCGCTAGGTTCGCAGTTAAATTATCGAACCTTGCTTTTGCATCGTCGTATTCGCTAACAGATACCAAACCTTGCTTGTATAAATCGTTAATACGCTTTAGTTGTTTCTCTGCTTGAGTTAGCGATGCATTAATTGCATTTATTTGTGCTTCGCTTTGAGCAAGCCCAGCTTTAAAGTCATCTTGCTGCAAGGTAATTAGCACATCACCTTGTGTTACTGTATCGCCAGCGCGTACATTTAAACGCTCAACTTGTGCCATAACCCGTGATGAGATTTGCGTATTTTGTTTGGCAATCACAGTACCCGGTACAACTTCATCACGCGCAATATCTGCCAGTGTTACAGTGACTAACTGACCAGTGTAATCATTTGCTGATGGGTTTTTCATGCCTGCAGCTTGCTTATCAGAGAAACTGCCCGCCATGTAAAGTACCGCCACAATAATCACTGATAACGCGATAATTGAACCAATAAGTTTTGATTTACCCTGCATGAGCTTGTTCCTCTTTGGCTGCATCCTTTGCAAACACTAAATAATAAACCAGCGGCACAACAAATAATGAGAACAATGTTGATGCCACAATACCAAAAATAATTGCGATCGCTAGACCGCTAAATACCGGGTCTAAGGTGATCACCAAGTTACCTAATAAGGTGGTTCCCGCTGTCAGTAACACAGGGCGCATACGCACCGTACCTGCGGCAATCAAAGCTTGCTTAATTGCCATACCTTGACCGCGAGCTTGATTAATAAACTCAACTAAAATAAGTGAGTTACGAACCACAATACCGGCAAGTGCAATCATGCCTATCATGGCTGTTGCGGTGAATAGCACCGGCTCAGGAGCACCAGCAATGCTGCGCTCTCCAAATTGATTTAATAGCCAAAAGCCCGGCATGATCCCTATTACGGTTAATGGAATAGCCGACATGATGATCAGTGATAAACTCGCTGAGTTTGTTTGAATGCGTAAGATGATGAAAATTGCAGTGAGCGCAAACGCAAAGGCAATCCCCATATCTCTAAATACATCAATGGTAATTCGCCATTCACCTTCACCACTAAAGGTCACATCAGTGCCAGCAGGTAATTGCCAAGCTTGGCTACCACCATTATTGAAAAAGTGCCTACTTTGCCAATCAGTTTGGCTAAATTCGTCAGCACTGATGGCTAAGTCGGCATTGACGTCAGCAATAATTTCAGCAGGGGTACGACCATTTAGTTCAGCCATAACATATACAACATTACGCTGATCTTTACGCATAATTGGCTTGGCAACATCTTGATGCTGAAATTCACCTAACTCAGATAACGCCACCAGCGGACGTGGTGCACTTTGTAGCCCAAATTCATCACTGGTTTTTGCAAGCTCCCTATCACCACGAACTTGTAATGCCAGCAATTGAGCAAATTGGTTACGATCTTGATATGGCAGTTGTAACTTTATATCGACAGGGTCTGTTTCGCCGCTAACATATAACACCCCAACATTTTGCCCATGCGAGGCAATGGCTAAGGTCTGGGCAATATCTTGCGTAGACACTGCCGACAATGACGCTTTACTTTTATCGGTAACAAAACGCTGTAAGGGCGCATTGACAGCAATACTGGTATCAACTTCAACCACATGCGGCTCTTGTTTTAACCTAGCAGCAACAGCAAGGGCTGCTTGATAGTGCGTCTCTGTATCAACAAATGGCTCACTGTAAACCTCAGCCACTAAGGTACTTAAAACAGGCGGACCCGGTGGCACTTCAACCACTTTAATTACAATGCCATCGGTTGCCAGTGGCGCTAATGCGGCACGCAAGCGCATGACCACGCCATGAGATTGATGATCACGCTCAGTTTTATCGAGCAGTAATACTCTGAGTTCAGCAAGGTTCGCTGCTTCACGTCGATAATAACCACGCACCATACCATTAAAGTCCATGCTTGATGGCTGACCAACGTAGGCTGCCGCCTCGCTTACTTCATTTAATTGCCAAGTGATGGTTTGTACTTTTCGAGTAAAAGCGGCGGTTTGTTCAAGGTTCGTGCCTTCTGGCATATCGATTAAAACCTGCAACTCGTTTTTATTATCAAACGGTAATAGCTTTAAAGGTACTGCACGCATTACGGGTAACATGGCACTTGCGACAAACAAAGCTAATGTGGTCCATAGAACGAGTTTGGCACGGCCTTTAGACTCAAGTAATGGTGATAATATGCGCTCGTATAAGCTATGCGGATTGGCTTCTAGTTGCATGCTGTCATCAACTGGCGCTTTCAGTAATTTCATGGCCAACCATGGTGTGACAAAAAATGCCACTATGGTTGAAACCATCACACTGACCGGTACATTGAATGCCATCGGAGCCATGTACGGCCCCATCATGCCGGTGATAAACGCAAGTGGAATAAACGCCACCATAATGGTCAATGTTGACATAAACAGCGCCACACGAATTTCGCTCATGGCATCAACTATGCTTTGTTTTTTATCGCCTTTTTTCGTTAAAAAGCGACTTATGTTGTCTATCCCTGTGATCGGATCATCAACCAATAAACCTAAAGAAAGTATTAGTGCAAACAGTGTGACTCGGTTAATTGTATAGCCAAAGGCAAAATCAAGTGTCAGGGTAATGCCGTAGCAAATAGGTACTGCTAAACCAACCACAATTGCTGGTCGCCAACCTAAAAATACGCCAACAAAAATAACCACGGTAAATACCGCAAACACTAAGCTCGAGGTAAGGTTATTTACTTTTTCGTTCGCTGTTTGGCCATAGTCACGCAGTACGGTGTAGCCCACTTCATCTGGTAGTAGATTAGCCGATAAGCTATCCATCATGCTGTGCACTTCATTGGCTACAGCTACCGCATTGGTACCTGCTTGTTTAGCGACACTAATAGTGACTAAAGGAAGTTGTTGCTGATTATCTGATTTAGCCAACCATTGATAACTTTGTGCTTCGCTTGGCCCATCACTCACCTGGGCCACATCACTTAGGTAAACACTCTTACCATTAACCACGTTGACAACAAGCCGTTCAATGGCAGATTGAGAGCGTAAAACATCACCCACTTGTAAGGCAATTTGCTGCTTACCCTCAACAACACTGCCCACATTCACTAATTGGTTAGATACGCTAAGCGCATAATACACATCGGTTAATGTTGTTTGATGTGCAGCAAGGGCACTTGCATCAAGGTTAATCGTTAATTGACGAGTTCTACCTGCAATCACTTTCACTTCGCTGGTATTTTCAATGCGCTGTAAACTGTTAGCGATTTCGTTAGCAAAGCGGGTTAGTTGATAATCATCGTAAAGTTTTGGATCTTTACTAAATAAGCCCAACATCACAATGGGTACATCGTTCACTTCAACCGGACGAATTTGCCATGAGCTGATCACTGACGCCATCGTGTGTTGATAACTATAGAGTTTAGCGTAAGTGTCGAGGATGGCTTGCTCACGGTCGTGACCAACTTCAAAGCGAAGAGTGACAACAGCAGCATTACTTTGTGTACTCGAGTAAATATGCTCAACGCCCGTCAATTGCGCTAATAACTTCTCCAATGGTTCAGTTACCAGCCTAGCTACTTCTGGCGCTTCAACGTTTGGTGCTGCCACATAAATATCAAGCATTGGAACCACAATTTGCGGTTCTTCTTCACGGGGTGTTTGCTTTAATGCCATTAGACCAAGCAGCACAGACATAATAAAAATAATGACAGGGAGGCGGCCGCTCAAGCTGTTTTTTACTGCATTATCGATAGCATTCATTGCTTAATTACCTTTGCAAAATAAACCATATAGGGTTGCTAAGATCGATACTACGTTTTCATCCACCACGCGATAATAGATGGTTTGGCTTTCGCGTCGAGTCGCGACTATCTGAGCTTTTCTTAGTGCCGCTAAGTGTTGCGATAATGCTGACTGCGCCAACGGCACAGCTTCGTTTAATTCGCTCACGCTCATTTCACCATCTTGCAGCGAACATAAGATCATCAAGCGATTTTTATTCGCCAATATCTTTAGCATTTGCTCTGCTTGTTCCACATTGTCGGCCATAGCCGCAAAATCGATGTTCATAATCACACTACTCTATATTCTTAAAATACCGCTAAAGTATAGATTGATATATTAGAAAAGTCTAATATTAGAATTTACTAATGTAGTATTATCTAATATATTAAATACATCACTCTGTTATCGAGGTCTTTTTATGAAACTAAATGACGCGCTTCGCCTAATTGCTGGTGTAATGATCTGTATTTCATTGTTGCTACAACAGTTTCACAGTCCGCTATGGATTTGGTTTACGGTATTTATTGCTCTAAACTTAATTCAATCGGCATTCACGAAATGGTGCCCAATGATCACCATTTTACGCAAACTTGGCATGGAGGATTAGTATGCTGACACCAATTCCTGACTTAATGAAAATTGTTGCCCCAAACCAGCGCCGCATTAGTGCTGACCAAGCAAAACAAGAATTAAGCGAAAACCACGGTTTATTAATAGACGTACGTGAGCCTGCTGAACACGCAACTAAAGCAGCAACAGGTGCAATTAATATCCCACGCGGTGTACTTGAAATGAAATTAATGGAAATTGAAAAAGATCCTGCAAGACCCATTTACTTACACTGTGCAAGTAGTGCTCGTGCCACACTGAGTGCCGAAGCTCTGACTCGTGTTGGCTACGAAAATGTCACTGTAATCACCTGTAATGCAGAACAAATTTGTCAGGTGTTTTAACTTCATAGAACAGTAACACTGGTCGGATAAGCTCGTACTTTTCTACTTATAGGTACAGAGCAATGACTTTTACACGCAGACGCTTTTTAAAAGCATCGGCGGCTGGTTTTGGAGCCGCCGTTTTATCTTTCGGTTTAACGGGCTGTAGTCTTAATGACGATGATGACGAAACCACAAAGCAAATCCCTGTCAGCTTTGATCACGGTGTTGCCAGTGGCGACCCTCTCGCTGATAGTCTCATTATTTGGACTCGCATAACACCTCTTGAAAACGTCACGAGTGTTAACGTTGTTTGGCAGGCCTCAACAGATGCTAACTTCACAACCATTAGCCATGATGGCGAAACACAGGTAAGCGATGCAACCGACTTCACCTTAAAAGTTGATCTGCAAGGTCTCGATGCTAACACTACCTATTACTACCGCTTCATAAGTAATGGTAAAACCTCACCTACTGGAGCAGGTAAAACGCTTCCAACCGACAACATAGAACAAGTAAAATTTGCCGTTGTCTCTTGCGCGAACTATCCTGCAGGCTACTTCCATGTGTATGGTGAAATCGCAAAACAAACCGATTTAGATGCAGTACTGCACCTTGGTGACTACATTTATGAATATGGTAATACAGGTTATGCGACTGAAGATGCCGCCGAACTTGGCCGTTTATTACCTGATGACAATAGCGACGAAATCATTTCTTTAGCGGATTATCGCAAACGTTACGCCCATTATCGTGAAGACGAAAACCTGCAAGCTGCCCATAGTCATTGTGCATTTATTACTGTTTGGGACGACCATGAAATAACTAATGATACATGGCGCAGTGGCGCTGAAAATCACAACGACGGCGAAGGTGAATTTAGCGAGCGTAAAATGCATGCGCTACAAGCGTACTTTGAATGGATGCCTATCCGTAATGTAGCCGATAAAGAACGTATTTATCGACGCTTCGAGTTTGGTAACTTAGTGTCGTTACACATGCTCGATACCCGTGTTTTAGCTCGCGACGAGCAAGTTAATTATGCAGATTTCGATTTAACCAGCAGCCAAGGACAAACTGACTTTGTTGCAGCAATTAGCTCACCGACTCGTGCCCTATTAGGTAACGAGCAACTTACATGGCTAACTGATGGTTTAACAACAGCAACAACACAATGGCAAGTACTTGGGCAACAAGTGCTGATGACCAAAATGCATTTGCCATTTGAGATTTTGCAGTTACTTATGAATATTCAAGTGACTCAAGCAAGCGGTGCTGACCCATCTGAGTTACTTGCTCAAGCAAACACGTTATTTAGTGAGCTTGCGCAAATTAAAGGCCGTATATTAGCTGGCGATCCAACAGTGACTAGTGAGCAGCGAGCACGCGTAGAAACAACAGCGCCTTATAATCTTGATGCATGGGATGGCTATGCTTATGAACGAGAGGTAATACTTGGGACTGCAATTGCTGCACAAAAGAACTTGGTGGTTTTAGCTGGTGATACGCATAACAGCTGGGCAGGACAATTAGTCACTGATGCAAGTAATCCTGTTTCTGCTAAAGCTGCAGCTGGTGTTGAGTTTGCAACATCTTCGGTTTCTTCTCCAGGTCTTGAGAACTACTTAGCGTTAAATACGCAATCGAGTGAGGCTGTCGCACAAATTGAGCAAGTTATTGCATTACTGGTTAACGACTTAGCCTACAACAACTTAGTTGAACGCGGTTACTTAACGGTCACCTTTACTCAACAGCAAGCGCTTGCCCAGTGGCATTATGTAAGTAGCGTTAAAACAGCCGATTACACACTGCTTAACGAGCGTCAAAAAGCGCTCAGCGTACAAGCTGGTAGCCCTACTTTACAAATGGCTTAACGCTTTTCATCTAATAGCGTAACTAACATTTGCTCAATGTTTTTTACGCTATAAGTAAGTGAGCGCAGCAGTTCTAACTGAGTATCTTCAGGTTGATGCTCAGCTTTAGCACTGCTGCTTTGAGTCATTTCATCTTTTTGTTTCAAGATTGCTTCGCGAAACGTCTCAGCATCAACCACTCCGAGCAATGATACCAATGCACCTTGTCCTGATTGACCTGCCGTTTCAAAACTCAGTCGATAAAGGCCAAATTGACGCATTAAAGGACCTTGGCTAAGTGCCACATCGGTTATTTTTTCAAGTGGGATCGATTTTTCTTCTTTAAAGAATACACCGCGTTTTACCACTAACTTACGCGTTAGCAACGTGGCTGACATCGCCGCTAAAATACGCCCTGCCACCAGCCAGATTATTAACGCAACAATGGGAATGAAAGGGATACCTACCATACTAATCACACAGGTAAAAATACCCAGTAATAACCAATACTGTTTTACTTTTGGATCAAAGCTGGCACTCAATAAACTGGTTTCTGTCATCATAGGCTCCTTGATAAGTAGTTATGACAATATACAAACTTTTCATTAAATACAAAAAAAGCCGAGCAAAAGCCCGGCTTAAGGGTACTGCAGGGAAAGCTACTCCACTGCTTCAACCGTCACTGTTAGTTTACTCAGATCAGGTCCTTGCACTGTAAAACGATAATCGCCAGCAGCTGCAATACTCAGGGCGATATTGGCGCCAACCGCTTCTAGTAAAGCGGCTTCGCCAAGTACAGCAACAGGGGCATCACCACTGCCGCCATAATCTACGGTACTCCAATCTTCAGAAGCGACTTTGAACTCATAGTCACCTGCTTCTAATGTCATGGTGGTACTGTACATCGCATCACCAGCATAAATCAGTGGGTTATCTGTGCCCCAGCCATTAACGCTACCGCGTAAGTACACCTGAGTTGCGCCAAACATTTCTGCATTAAATACACTCATGAGTGGCTCTTCAAGGTTGCTGGCATCAAACACAAACTGATATTGACCATCGCTTGCAATATCCATTGTCATGTTTGCACCTTTTACTGCGAGCAGTTTTTCTGTACCCACAGTGAC
This region includes:
- a CDS encoding DUF5329 domain-containing protein — translated: MRLCIKEYWLIALMLLSISQFSYAATPEQEINHLIDFVAKSDAIFIRNGTEHSSEDAAEHLAMKYRKATRYAKTAEKFIENLASKSSWSGKPYKVRLSNGSLLNAKDWLSNELKEYRRNQHIHN
- a CDS encoding nitroreductase family protein — protein: MQEHKNQPLNDFIEYPHDEMLKRAEEFLAVSQRRHSIRSFSDRPVPKEIIETCIKAAGTAPSGANHQPWHFVAIHSSDVKKQIREAAEKLERSFYEGRAGEEWLDALKPLGTDASKPYLEHAPWLIAVFSQKKGGISADDKNTNYYVHESVGLATGFLIQALHRAGLATLTHTPKPMSFLTEICGRDKDNERPYMLLIAGYPGTDATIPEHALVKKSLDEIATFI
- a CDS encoding efflux RND transporter periplasmic adaptor subunit, with product MQGKSKLIGSIIALSVIIVAVLYMAGSFSDKQAAGMKNPSANDYTGQLVTVTLADIARDEVVPGTVIAKQNTQISSRVMAQVERLNVRAGDTVTQGDVLITLQQDDFKAGLAQSEAQINAINASLTQAEKQLKRINDLYKQGLVSVSEYDDAKARFDNLTANLAIAKQQQTQAQVALSFTQIKAPISGVVVERFAEPGDTATPGTPLLALYNPQQLQLAFNVREQQAIKLNVGQTLTVKLPALSISMPATVTEIVPVADSAARSMEIRLETDAQTGLMPGLYAQLQLPLATEKGVLIDSSWVHQFGQLSMVYLLENNQIVRRYVRLGEMVDGQQHIVSGLNPGDVLAVDFKTK
- a CDS encoding efflux RND transporter permease subunit, with product MNAIDNAVKNSLSGRLPVIIFIMSVLLGLMALKQTPREEEPQIVVPMLDIYVAAPNVEAPEVARLVTEPLEKLLAQLTGVEHIYSSTQSNAAVVTLRFEVGHDREQAILDTYAKLYSYQHTMASVISSWQIRPVEVNDVPIVMLGLFSKDPKLYDDYQLTRFANEIANSLQRIENTSEVKVIAGRTRQLTINLDASALAAHQTTLTDVYYALSVSNQLVNVGSVVEGKQQIALQVGDVLRSQSAIERLVVNVVNGKSVYLSDVAQVSDGPSEAQSYQWLAKSDNQQQLPLVTISVAKQAGTNAVAVANEVHSMMDSLSANLLPDEVGYTVLRDYGQTANEKVNNLTSSLVFAVFTVVIFVGVFLGWRPAIVVGLAVPICYGITLTLDFAFGYTINRVTLFALILSLGLLVDDPITGIDNISRFLTKKGDKKQSIVDAMSEIRVALFMSTLTIMVAFIPLAFITGMMGPYMAPMAFNVPVSVMVSTIVAFFVTPWLAMKLLKAPVDDSMQLEANPHSLYERILSPLLESKGRAKLVLWTTLALFVASAMLPVMRAVPLKLLPFDNKNELQVLIDMPEGTNLEQTAAFTRKVQTITWQLNEVSEAAAYVGQPSSMDFNGMVRGYYRREAANLAELRVLLLDKTERDHQSHGVVMRLRAALAPLATDGIVIKVVEVPPGPPVLSTLVAEVYSEPFVDTETHYQAALAVAARLKQEPHVVEVDTSIAVNAPLQRFVTDKSKASLSAVSTQDIAQTLAIASHGQNVGVLYVSGETDPVDIKLQLPYQDRNQFAQLLALQVRGDRELAKTSDEFGLQSAPRPLVALSELGEFQHQDVAKPIMRKDQRNVVYVMAELNGRTPAEIIADVNADLAISADEFSQTDWQSRHFFNNGGSQAWQLPAGTDVTFSGEGEWRITIDVFRDMGIAFAFALTAIFIILRIQTNSASLSLIIMSAIPLTVIGIMPGFWLLNQFGERSIAGAPEPVLFTATAMIGMIALAGIVVRNSLILVEFINQARGQGMAIKQALIAAGTVRMRPVLLTAGTTLLGNLVITLDPVFSGLAIAIIFGIVASTLFSLFVVPLVYYLVFAKDAAKEEQAHAG
- a CDS encoding metalloregulator ArsR/SmtB family transcription factor gives rise to the protein MNIDFAAMADNVEQAEQMLKILANKNRLMILCSLQDGEMSVSELNEAVPLAQSALSQHLAALRKAQIVATRRESQTIYYRVVDENVVSILATLYGLFCKGN
- a CDS encoding DUF2892 domain-containing protein, translating into MKLNDALRLIAGVMICISLLLQQFHSPLWIWFTVFIALNLIQSAFTKWCPMITILRKLGMED
- a CDS encoding rhodanese-like domain-containing protein, which encodes MLTPIPDLMKIVAPNQRRISADQAKQELSENHGLLIDVREPAEHATKAATGAINIPRGVLEMKLMEIEKDPARPIYLHCASSARATLSAEALTRVGYENVTVITCNAEQICQVF
- a CDS encoding alkaline phosphatase D family protein, with product MTFTRRRFLKASAAGFGAAVLSFGLTGCSLNDDDDETTKQIPVSFDHGVASGDPLADSLIIWTRITPLENVTSVNVVWQASTDANFTTISHDGETQVSDATDFTLKVDLQGLDANTTYYYRFISNGKTSPTGAGKTLPTDNIEQVKFAVVSCANYPAGYFHVYGEIAKQTDLDAVLHLGDYIYEYGNTGYATEDAAELGRLLPDDNSDEIISLADYRKRYAHYREDENLQAAHSHCAFITVWDDHEITNDTWRSGAENHNDGEGEFSERKMHALQAYFEWMPIRNVADKERIYRRFEFGNLVSLHMLDTRVLARDEQVNYADFDLTSSQGQTDFVAAISSPTRALLGNEQLTWLTDGLTTATTQWQVLGQQVLMTKMHLPFEILQLLMNIQVTQASGADPSELLAQANTLFSELAQIKGRILAGDPTVTSEQRARVETTAPYNLDAWDGYAYEREVILGTAIAAQKNLVVLAGDTHNSWAGQLVTDASNPVSAKAAAGVEFATSSVSSPGLENYLALNTQSSEAVAQIEQVIALLVNDLAYNNLVERGYLTVTFTQQQALAQWHYVSSVKTADYTLLNERQKALSVQAGSPTLQMA
- a CDS encoding PH domain-containing protein, whose amino-acid sequence is MTETSLLSASFDPKVKQYWLLLGIFTCVISMVGIPFIPIVALIIWLVAGRILAAMSATLLTRKLVVKRGVFFKEEKSIPLEKITDVALSQGPLMRQFGLYRLSFETAGQSGQGALVSLLGVVDAETFREAILKQKDEMTQSSSAKAEHQPEDTQLELLRSLTYSVKNIEQMLVTLLDEKR